A stretch of the Flavobacterium sp. 5 genome encodes the following:
- a CDS encoding TonB-dependent receptor encodes MKLNHLLIIFLLFSAFGFAQKKGFVGTVKEQSSGLPLYGVNVTDKKSGSTEVTGFDGKFSFKEVSTGTTLVFTYVGYKSIEYIVNEGDSNIVINLQDEPKALSEVVVIGYGSVKKKQLTGAVSVVSSKTIETLRPVKIEQALQGTVSGVNVTTIGGAPGADISVRIRGISTNGENKPTAIIDGYIGDLSTLSPNDIESLTVLKDAQAAIYGTIGANGIILVTTKMGKKNSKARISFNSSTGIQVASRNLPTLNATQYANLLNESYSFSGKPLPYPNVSELGEGTNWQKEIFNPAPIINYDLSISGGSEKITYAVSASHVDQKGIVGGDKSGFLRNSGRISLGADVSDRLKLKTNVIYTFQTRKTLNDDGGGLGTALFNALNVAPTQSPYDSNGNYTLVPAAGFGAEIINPLAQIDNTYNSNELRKFNGNIGLDYKVTDAFTMSGSLGFNTQSIQSRVFGKIVDYGGKVFDVKRSSVTQGAEFAYNYSLDLYGTYAKKVGEHNIVGTLGTTVFKDYGNKLFATGFDVPYNSWEYADISLANGFPKTPPNRTEYFDERRLSYFARAQYDFKGKYLFSAMLRRDSSTRFGPNNRVAYFPSMTAGWVISDENFFGGNEGTVNFLKLRGSYGVLGNDQIPPNGYVSQLSGEAAYVYSNATDKDAIVFGKATGQIPNPNLKWEEAKKFDVGLDIKMFQNKINIVADYFIDNRKDLLIAWIPVSGILGVSAPGASPPTMNAGSVKNTGVEFAIDYSKTFSNKLSLSLGYNVTFIKNVVTEVKNGTHYIEGGSFSTGQSPPSRMEEGKPLGYFFGYKTNGIFQNQAEVDAAPSQIALGAEAKPGDIRYVDVDGNGVINNFDRTDIGNPIPAATMGFNLQLDYKHFDFVAYTFASIGNEMIRNYEKVLTDVNHLDYILDRWHGAGTSNTVPRVTTDATTNNVLSDYFVEDASYIRIQNVQLGYSVDPDYFKKVGITKFRVYMGVNNLYTFTKYKGYDPGASNGAPIGGGIDNGFYPIPKTYLFGLNVNF; translated from the coding sequence ATGAAGTTAAATCATTTATTAATTATCTTTTTGCTTTTTTCTGCTTTTGGTTTTGCCCAAAAGAAGGGATTTGTGGGAACAGTAAAAGAACAAAGTTCAGGTTTACCCTTGTATGGTGTAAACGTTACGGACAAAAAATCAGGTTCCACTGAAGTCACTGGTTTTGATGGAAAGTTTTCTTTTAAAGAAGTATCCACAGGAACCACTCTTGTCTTTACATATGTAGGTTATAAATCAATAGAGTATATTGTTAATGAAGGTGATTCAAATATAGTAATCAACTTGCAGGACGAACCGAAAGCTTTGAGTGAAGTTGTTGTTATTGGTTACGGAAGTGTAAAGAAAAAGCAACTTACTGGTGCTGTAAGTGTGGTAAGTAGTAAAACAATTGAAACACTAAGACCTGTAAAAATTGAACAAGCATTACAAGGAACTGTATCTGGAGTAAATGTTACGACAATAGGTGGAGCACCAGGTGCCGACATCAGCGTTCGTATTCGTGGTATTTCAACTAATGGAGAAAATAAACCAACTGCCATCATTGATGGATATATAGGAGATTTAAGTACTTTAAGTCCGAATGATATTGAATCACTTACCGTTTTAAAAGATGCTCAGGCTGCTATTTACGGTACAATAGGAGCTAATGGAATTATTCTTGTAACTACCAAAATGGGTAAGAAAAATTCTAAAGCAAGAATTTCTTTTAACTCTTCAACAGGTATTCAAGTCGCTAGTAGAAATTTACCAACATTAAATGCAACTCAGTATGCAAATCTATTAAACGAAAGTTATTCTTTTAGTGGTAAACCTTTGCCTTATCCAAATGTTTCTGAATTAGGAGAAGGAACTAATTGGCAAAAAGAAATTTTTAATCCAGCACCAATCATTAATTATGATTTATCAATAAGTGGTGGATCTGAAAAAATTACTTATGCAGTAAGTGCTTCTCATGTGGATCAAAAAGGTATAGTTGGAGGTGATAAATCTGGTTTTTTGAGAAACTCAGGACGTATTTCTCTTGGAGCAGATGTATCCGATCGCTTAAAGTTGAAAACTAATGTAATTTATACTTTTCAAACTAGAAAAACTTTAAATGATGACGGTGGTGGATTAGGTACTGCTTTATTTAATGCTTTGAATGTTGCTCCTACACAAAGTCCTTACGATAGTAACGGAAATTATACTTTGGTACCTGCAGCGGGATTTGGTGCAGAAATTATCAATCCATTAGCACAGATTGATAATACTTACAATAGTAATGAGTTGAGAAAATTTAATGGAAATATTGGATTGGATTATAAGGTAACTGATGCATTTACAATGTCTGGGTCACTAGGTTTTAATACTCAAAGTATACAAAGTAGAGTATTTGGAAAAATAGTTGATTATGGAGGAAAAGTTTTTGATGTAAAAAGAAGTTCTGTTACTCAAGGTGCAGAATTCGCATATAATTATTCTTTGGATCTATATGGTACATATGCTAAAAAAGTAGGTGAACATAATATAGTAGGAACTTTAGGTACAACAGTTTTTAAAGACTATGGTAATAAATTGTTTGCTACTGGTTTTGATGTTCCTTATAATTCATGGGAGTACGCAGATATTAGTTTGGCTAATGGATTTCCTAAAACACCTCCGAATAGAACAGAATATTTTGATGAAAGAAGATTGTCTTATTTTGCAAGAGCTCAATATGATTTCAAAGGTAAATATCTTTTTTCTGCTATGTTAAGACGTGATTCTTCAACAAGATTTGGTCCTAATAATAGAGTAGCGTATTTCCCTTCGATGACTGCTGGATGGGTTATTTCTGATGAAAACTTCTTTGGTGGGAATGAAGGCACAGTAAATTTCTTGAAACTGAGAGGAAGTTATGGAGTTCTCGGGAACGATCAAATTCCTCCTAATGGTTATGTTTCTCAATTAAGTGGTGAAGCTGCTTATGTTTATAGTAATGCTACTGATAAGGATGCTATTGTTTTCGGTAAAGCAACAGGACAGATCCCAAATCCAAACTTGAAATGGGAAGAAGCGAAAAAATTTGACGTTGGTTTGGATATTAAAATGTTTCAAAACAAAATCAATATTGTTGCTGATTATTTTATTGATAATAGAAAAGATTTGTTGATTGCATGGATTCCAGTTTCTGGTATTCTTGGGGTATCGGCTCCAGGTGCAAGCCCTCCAACCATGAATGCTGGATCAGTAAAAAATACAGGTGTTGAATTTGCAATCGATTATAGTAAAACTTTTTCCAATAAACTTTCTTTGAGTTTAGGATATAATGTAACTTTTATTAAAAATGTAGTAACAGAAGTAAAGAATGGTACTCATTATATTGAAGGCGGATCGTTTAGTACAGGACAATCTCCGCCATCTAGAATGGAAGAAGGGAAACCGTTGGGGTATTTCTTTGGTTACAAAACCAATGGTATTTTTCAAAATCAAGCAGAAGTTGACGCAGCTCCTTCTCAAATAGCATTAGGTGCCGAGGCTAAGCCTGGGGATATTCGTTATGTTGACGTTGACGGAAATGGTGTAATCAATAATTTTGACAGAACAGATATTGGTAATCCAATTCCAGCAGCAACTATGGGTTTTAATCTACAATTAGATTATAAGCACTTTGATTTTGTAGCTTATACTTTTGCTTCTATAGGAAATGAGATGATAAGAAATTATGAAAAAGTATTAACTGATGTTAATCATTTGGATTACATACTAGACAGATGGCATGGTGCAGGAACAAGCAATACAGTTCCAAGAGTAACTACAGATGCAACTACAAACAATGTGCTTTCGGATTATTTTGTTGAGGATGCTTCTTATATACGTATTCAAAATGTACAACTAGGATATTCAGTAGATCCTGACTATTTTAAGAAAGTAGGTATAACTAAATTTAGGGTTTATATGGGGGTTAATAACCTATATACTTTTACAAAATACAAAGGCTATGATCCAGGTGCATCTAACGGAGCACCAATTGGTGGAGGAATTGATAATGGTTTTTATCCAATTCCTAAAACGTATTTGTTTGGTTTAAACGTTAATTTTTAA
- a CDS encoding glycosyl hydrolase: protein MKLFNLKLICLATVSLFCSCSKSDSEDNSTDNYTPKQEVFQKRSTKRGGGFNYQNINDVNLLGKGMSWSYNWGISQNIAFDDAVAKNDIDFCPMAWNGINKDALRSYVKDHPKCKYLLAFNEPNLTDQANMTPQQAAAKWGDVKSIADELGLKVISPAMNYGTLANYSNPVKWLDEFFALVPLSDIDGISIHCYMPNAASVKSYVQLFKKYGKPIWLTEFCAWDGLNKNTFAPEGQQKHLSDVINYLESDPDVFRYAWFTPRVSNIDAFPYMALLTNTPEVKLTDLGKIFVQMSTQDKSAYYVEQQLVEAEHYSSISIADGGNGSWVNGPHVKITTDAPNESLELYDFLPKQWVEYQFDIDRTKDFTLELRYSCFVDSEINIEVDGKLGTTFLLKNTVKDFIWSNAKVPVKLNSGKHTIRIFLNKGSLHLNWLKIY from the coding sequence ATGAAATTATTCAATCTAAAATTAATTTGTCTGGCTACGGTATCTTTGTTTTGTAGTTGCTCTAAATCAGACTCTGAAGATAATTCTACTGATAACTATACTCCAAAACAAGAAGTCTTTCAAAAGCGTAGTACAAAAAGAGGAGGAGGTTTTAACTACCAAAATATTAATGATGTAAATCTTTTAGGAAAAGGCATGTCGTGGTCATATAATTGGGGTATTTCCCAAAATATTGCTTTTGATGATGCTGTCGCAAAAAATGATATAGATTTTTGCCCTATGGCATGGAATGGAATCAATAAAGATGCTTTACGTTCTTATGTGAAAGACCATCCAAAGTGTAAATACTTACTTGCTTTTAATGAACCAAACTTAACTGATCAGGCTAATATGACACCTCAACAAGCTGCTGCAAAATGGGGTGATGTTAAATCAATTGCAGATGAATTAGGTTTAAAAGTAATTTCTCCTGCTATGAATTATGGAACATTAGCAAACTATAGTAATCCTGTTAAATGGTTGGATGAATTTTTTGCACTTGTGCCTTTAAGTGATATTGATGGTATTTCAATACACTGTTATATGCCAAATGCAGCTTCTGTTAAATCCTATGTTCAACTTTTTAAAAAATATGGAAAACCAATTTGGTTAACAGAATTTTGTGCATGGGACGGTTTAAACAAAAACACTTTTGCACCCGAAGGTCAACAAAAACACCTTTCAGATGTAATAAATTACTTAGAAAGTGACCCTGATGTTTTTAGATATGCATGGTTTACTCCGAGAGTATCAAATATAGATGCATTCCCATACATGGCACTTTTAACAAATACACCTGAAGTAAAATTAACAGATCTTGGAAAAATATTTGTACAAATGTCTACTCAAGATAAAAGTGCATACTATGTTGAGCAACAACTTGTAGAAGCGGAACATTATAGCTCTATTAGCATTGCTGATGGAGGTAATGGTAGTTGGGTAAATGGTCCACATGTAAAAATTACTACAGATGCACCAAATGAATCCTTAGAATTGTATGATTTTTTGCCTAAACAATGGGTTGAATATCAGTTTGATATAGATAGGACCAAAGATTTTACACTTGAATTAAGATATTCTTGTTTTGTTGATTCTGAAATAAATATTGAAGTAGATGGTAAATTAGGAACAACCTTTTTACTAAAAAACACTGTGAAAGATTTTATTTGGAGTAATGCTAAAGTACCAGTAAAACTAAATTCTGGTAAACACACAATTCGAATTTTTCTAAACAAAGGATCGTTACATTTAAACTGGTTAAAGATTTATTAA
- a CDS encoding family 16 glycosylhydrolase, with the protein MRHKYLFLIILLQFAFYSCSSNSSDNDNPIVSDVKLELNNSELKMDVGENETLTVTKAPSTNETLVWSTSNKVVATVFNGIVTAQQSGTAIITATLGTHTAQCTVTVAQRTYKLVWSDEFDGNTLNTDNWAYETGGNGWGNNEKQYYTNRPENIRVENGFLTIEARKENYEGSAYTSARIKSANKKDFAYGKIEARLKVPSGKGTWPAFWMLGYGSWPSAGEIDIMEHVGYQPKAIHCALHTKNKNGMNGQNFKGTQELAENVANDFHIITMEWVKDELLGFDRIHISIDGVETTTFGETPPLQDSGDWPFNKNFFFILNFAIGGNWGGIQGIDDTIFNNPVLYQVDYVRVYQLQ; encoded by the coding sequence ATGCGACACAAATATTTATTTTTAATAATCTTACTACAATTTGCTTTTTATTCTTGTTCAAGCAATTCTTCAGATAACGACAACCCTATTGTTTCTGATGTAAAATTAGAATTGAACAACAGTGAATTAAAAATGGATGTTGGAGAAAATGAAACTTTAACTGTTACAAAAGCTCCATCTACTAATGAAACGCTGGTTTGGAGTACAAGTAACAAAGTAGTAGCAACAGTTTTTAATGGTATTGTAACTGCTCAGCAAAGTGGAACTGCTATAATTACAGCTACGCTTGGAACTCATACTGCTCAATGTACAGTAACAGTAGCTCAAAGAACTTATAAATTAGTTTGGTCTGATGAATTTGATGGAAATACATTAAATACTGATAACTGGGCTTACGAAACCGGAGGTAACGGTTGGGGAAATAATGAAAAACAATATTATACGAACAGACCTGAAAATATTCGTGTTGAAAATGGTTTTTTAACCATAGAAGCTCGAAAAGAAAATTATGAAGGTAGTGCATACACTTCTGCACGTATAAAGTCTGCGAATAAAAAAGATTTTGCTTATGGTAAAATTGAAGCTCGTTTAAAAGTACCTAGTGGTAAAGGTACATGGCCAGCATTTTGGATGCTTGGTTATGGATCTTGGCCTAGTGCTGGTGAGATAGATATTATGGAACATGTAGGTTATCAACCTAAAGCGATTCATTGCGCACTTCATACAAAAAATAAAAACGGTATGAATGGCCAAAATTTTAAAGGAACTCAGGAATTAGCAGAAAATGTAGCTAATGATTTCCATATTATTACAATGGAATGGGTTAAAGACGAATTATTAGGTTTTGATAGAATCCACATTTCTATTGACGGTGTTGAAACTACAACATTTGGTGAAACTCCACCGTTACAAGATTCTGGTGACTGGCCATTTAATAAAAACTTTTTCTTTATCCTTAATTTTGCTATTGGTGGTAACTGGGGAGGAATACAAGGTATTGATGACACTATATTTAATAATCCAGTTTTGTATCAAGTAGACTACGTTAGAGTATATCAGCTACAGTAA
- a CDS encoding Ig-like domain-containing protein, with protein MTKIKFLLFTLLCAVITLQTTGCSSSDDGGNDNGNGGSNVITVTGVSLDKTTLSLKEGATATLGATLAPAGATGNVSWSSSDATVASVNNSGVVTAVKKGTASIVAAIGTFTATCVVTVTGEDVVVTDPSLSGSNYFVLQLDDVSFASIQSKVTADLRPDDVNKNLYIWENTLSAGTPAGTNFYGLSQGWVSLVVGTVGWSGAGWNTNADFGPVDMTDLFDNPGDYYLHIGYKTSQTGRPIAIIVNDGNADGKFSIGGDFVDNGTTYPSFATITTDGKWNSIEVPVTKLNELGLFFDKPLVKKNILAVLGGGTAGTTIDLDAIFYYKKAK; from the coding sequence ATGACTAAAATCAAATTTTTATTATTTACTTTATTATGTGCTGTTATAACACTACAAACAACAGGCTGTAGTAGTAGTGATGATGGTGGAAACGATAATGGCAATGGAGGAAGCAATGTTATTACTGTAACAGGAGTTTCATTAGATAAAACAACCTTAAGTTTAAAAGAAGGAGCAACAGCTACTTTGGGAGCTACATTAGCACCAGCAGGTGCTACTGGTAACGTTTCTTGGAGCTCTTCAGATGCAACAGTTGCAAGCGTTAATAATAGTGGTGTTGTTACTGCAGTTAAAAAAGGAACAGCTTCAATTGTAGCTGCTATCGGTACTTTTACAGCTACTTGTGTAGTTACTGTTACTGGAGAAGATGTTGTTGTTACTGATCCTTCATTATCAGGTAGTAATTACTTTGTTTTACAATTAGACGATGTTTCTTTTGCTAGTATTCAAAGTAAGGTTACTGCTGATTTACGTCCAGATGATGTTAATAAAAATCTATATATTTGGGAAAATACTTTATCTGCTGGTACTCCTGCAGGAACTAATTTTTACGGATTAAGCCAAGGCTGGGTAAGTTTAGTTGTAGGTACTGTTGGATGGTCTGGTGCAGGATGGAATACTAATGCTGATTTTGGCCCTGTTGATATGACTGATTTGTTTGATAATCCTGGAGATTATTACTTGCATATTGGATATAAAACAAGTCAAACGGGTCGTCCAATTGCAATTATTGTAAATGATGGAAATGCAGATGGGAAATTTTCTATCGGTGGAGATTTTGTTGATAATGGTACTACTTATCCTTCTTTTGCAACAATTACAACTGACGGTAAATGGAATAGTATAGAAGTTCCTGTAACTAAATTAAATGAATTAGGATTGTTTTTTGATAAACCATTAGTGAAGAAAAATATCCTTGCAGTTTTAGGGGGTGGTACAGCAGGTACTACTATTGATTTAGATGCTATTTTTTATTACAAAAAAGCAAAATAA